A stretch of Paenibacillus peoriae DNA encodes these proteins:
- a CDS encoding TldD/PmbA family protein has translation MIHPTQIQDMLQAALETGGDFAEVFVEDRTNGQLGMTGGVVDTALSGRDFGIGIRIMKEHFSVYAYTSDMSEQSLIRLAKSAAKAIRGGGAPGTHAITLHPHTIPNQHPIAIIPDGSQKRAKIDMMRRAHEAASQYDPSITQTSVGISNSIQNVLIANSNGLLVEDTRTYTRMRISAIATHGEHRQSGFRGPGAYAGTEFLENLNIEENARHAARIATTMVKAGYAPSGRLPVVIENGFGGVLFHEACGHGLESTAVAHGTSVFANKIGQQVASPLVTAIDDGTIQNAWGSLNIDDEGAPTQRNVLIENGILKGYLIDRMGSRQMGVPATGSGRRQSYKFAPASRMNNTFIANGDSTREEIIANTEYGIYAKSLGGGSVNTSTSEFNFAVEEAYMIRNGKIAEPVKGATLIGKGIETLQNIDMVSNNLDHGQGMCGSVSGSLPVNCGQPTIRVSEMTVGGRKGE, from the coding sequence ATGATACATCCAACACAGATTCAGGATATGCTGCAAGCCGCGCTGGAGACGGGCGGAGACTTTGCAGAGGTGTTCGTCGAGGACCGTACCAATGGACAATTGGGCATGACCGGGGGCGTCGTGGATACGGCGCTGTCAGGCCGGGATTTTGGGATTGGCATTCGGATCATGAAGGAGCATTTTTCGGTGTATGCCTACACCAGTGATATGAGCGAACAGAGCCTGATCCGACTGGCCAAATCGGCCGCCAAGGCCATTCGCGGCGGTGGAGCGCCAGGTACACATGCAATTACACTCCATCCCCATACGATCCCTAACCAACATCCGATTGCGATCATTCCTGACGGTTCACAGAAACGCGCCAAGATTGACATGATGAGAAGGGCGCATGAGGCGGCAAGCCAATACGATCCTTCCATCACGCAAACCTCTGTAGGGATTAGCAACTCGATCCAGAACGTCTTAATCGCCAATAGCAACGGGCTGCTGGTGGAGGATACCCGTACGTATACCCGCATGAGAATAAGCGCGATTGCGACTCATGGAGAGCATAGACAATCCGGGTTCCGTGGGCCGGGAGCGTATGCAGGGACTGAATTCTTGGAGAATCTGAATATCGAAGAAAATGCCAGACACGCTGCTCGTATTGCCACCACGATGGTCAAAGCGGGATATGCTCCTAGTGGTAGACTGCCTGTTGTAATTGAGAATGGCTTTGGCGGCGTTCTTTTCCACGAGGCGTGTGGACACGGGCTGGAATCTACGGCGGTGGCACATGGAACTTCCGTGTTTGCGAATAAGATCGGGCAGCAGGTGGCTTCACCGCTGGTTACAGCTATAGATGATGGAACGATTCAGAACGCGTGGGGCTCGCTCAATATCGATGATGAAGGAGCACCGACACAGCGCAATGTACTGATCGAGAACGGCATTTTAAAAGGATATCTGATCGACCGTATGGGCTCGCGCCAGATGGGTGTACCTGCGACAGGATCAGGACGAAGACAATCCTATAAATTCGCACCTGCATCCCGTATGAATAATACGTTTATTGCGAATGGTGATTCGACTCGTGAAGAGATCATTGCGAATACGGAGTACGGGATCTATGCCAAATCGCTGGGCGGTGGTTCGGTGAATACCTCGACAAGCGAGTTTAATTTTGCGGTTGAAGAGGCGTACATGATTCGCAACGGCAAAATTGCCGAGCCGGTCAAAGGCGCAACGCTAATCGGCAAAGGCATTGAAACCCTGCAAAATATTGATATGGTCAGCAACAATCTGGATCATGGTCAGGGAATGTGCGGCTCAGTCAGTGGAAGTCTTCCGGTCAACTGCGGACAGCCGACAATTCGAGTGTCCGAGATGACTGTAGGCGGACGAAAGGGGGAATAG
- a CDS encoding ParA family protein, which produces MKDDKAVVISILNMKGGVGKTTLTSNLALELSEQGNKVLILDLDPQFNTTQSLFKYKYDSMNKYFEMKEGLLTISTLFMDTTSGVARQIFAKVELQNIIHKLKKNLHIIPGDLSLIAEVNDSSINRLTRHLNEWRIFEVYDYILIDCPPTWGKFTTTALTLSNYYLIPTRLDEFSTIGITILADKLEELVLSGRTSIKCLGVVYMMLGKTSRKLGVSRDQEGYKNVIEKFFNESVNDQKSMSERVKSKVEPFETKIYNYQKVSHNSSIYKTYDNYPQLMLSIRDLAIEMTSRISKTGYFEIGGE; this is translated from the coding sequence ATGAAGGACGATAAAGCAGTAGTTATTTCTATATTAAACATGAAGGGTGGAGTCGGTAAGACTACGCTCACAAGTAACTTAGCACTTGAACTATCCGAACAAGGAAATAAAGTGTTAATATTGGATTTAGACCCACAATTTAATACTACTCAAAGTCTTTTTAAATATAAATACGACTCCATGAATAAATATTTTGAGATGAAGGAGGGGTTACTGACTATTAGCACATTATTTATGGATACGACTTCTGGTGTAGCTAGACAAATATTTGCTAAAGTAGAGCTACAAAATATTATACATAAGTTAAAAAAAAATTTGCATATAATACCTGGTGATTTAAGCTTAATTGCCGAAGTCAATGATTCCTCTATTAATAGACTAACTAGACATCTGAATGAATGGAGAATTTTTGAAGTGTATGACTACATTTTAATTGATTGTCCACCAACTTGGGGGAAATTCACAACGACAGCTTTAACTTTATCTAATTACTATTTAATACCAACTCGTTTAGATGAATTCTCAACAATCGGAATTACTATACTAGCTGATAAACTTGAAGAGTTGGTTTTATCAGGTAGAACATCAATTAAGTGTCTAGGAGTTGTTTATATGATGCTAGGAAAAACTTCTCGTAAGTTAGGAGTAAGTAGAGATCAGGAAGGATATAAAAATGTTATAGAGAAGTTTTTTAATGAAAGTGTAAATGACCAAAAATCAATGTCAGAACGTGTAAAGTCAAAAGTCGAACCTTTTGAAACTAAAATTTATAATTATCAAAAAGTAAGTCACAACTCTTCAATTTATAAAACTTATGATAATTATCCTCAATTAATGTTATCAATCAGAGATTTGGCCATTGAAATGACTTCACGAATAAGCAAAACCGGGTACTTTGAAATAGGAGGTGAATAG
- a CDS encoding PIN domain-containing protein, protein MKIIIDTNILLDFYRSKNESLEVLKLFKECPDKLIFPMHIYDEYRRKRLDELEKILNEIKLAKQIPFINNSVLINELPEVKEINAIKKSYNVQLGNLIEKVIEIKKDKLKDPIYKIIEQFIQNEKINKIRVTNEIVDAAKYRQLKGQPPGEKSKFNVGDQIIWESILSNVNQNIVLVTRDDTYNNNYEILAEEFYERTGFNFTITDKITDSFEKCGIRPKKKVREIEEAQIKYLKEHLYRYQSIPSTVHVKDGTYKVISGDLKVPSELNILKQMDFISDDSYIQIDKIIKED, encoded by the coding sequence TTGAAAATAATTATTGATACTAATATTTTATTGGACTTTTATCGGTCCAAAAATGAAAGTTTAGAAGTATTAAAATTATTTAAAGAATGTCCCGATAAATTAATTTTCCCAATGCACATTTACGATGAATATAGGAGAAAAAGATTAGATGAACTCGAAAAAATTTTAAATGAAATTAAGCTTGCGAAACAAATCCCGTTTATAAATAATTCAGTGTTAATAAATGAATTACCAGAAGTCAAAGAAATAAATGCTATAAAAAAAAGTTATAATGTGCAACTCGGTAATTTAATTGAAAAAGTAATAGAGATAAAAAAAGATAAATTAAAAGATCCGATTTATAAAATAATCGAGCAATTTATTCAAAATGAAAAAATAAATAAAATAAGGGTTACGAATGAGATAGTAGACGCGGCAAAGTATAGACAGTTGAAAGGCCAGCCTCCCGGCGAAAAAAGCAAGTTTAATGTTGGTGATCAAATAATATGGGAATCTATTCTATCAAATGTTAATCAAAATATAGTTTTGGTTACTAGAGATGACACTTACAATAATAATTATGAAATACTTGCAGAAGAATTTTACGAAAGAACAGGATTTAATTTTACAATAACGGATAAGATTACGGATTCATTCGAGAAATGTGGAATACGTCCTAAAAAGAAAGTAAGAGAAATTGAAGAAGCGCAAATTAAGTATCTAAAAGAACACCTTTATAGATATCAATCAATTCCATCAACAGTGCATGTTAAGGATGGAACTTACAAAGTTATTAGTGGCGATCTAAAGGTTCCTTCAGAGTTGAATATTCTAAAGCAGATGGACTTTATTTCTGATGATTCTTATATACAAATTGATAAAATAATAAAAGAAGACTAG
- a CDS encoding restriction endonuclease: MARTYYAEGRQVAYVLRGLFIIVGLTIYFKIPGLHWGYLFGILLGSVILGEIFGSMWTRKQRQKKKSKVAGTKKTGRSRTASTNNGVSKAKGKITSKKLTDAQILQANVDTLSGTDFERLMELYYIDQGYSVQRVGGSGDHEVDLILKGKEGYKIAVQCKRWKRDVGNDIVLRLKAGKQVHGCYDAWIVTTSNFTKAAKEAADRLNIKLINGLSLDGRLKRWKNK; this comes from the coding sequence GTGGCAAGAACTTATTATGCAGAAGGCAGGCAAGTTGCTTATGTATTGAGAGGGTTATTTATTATAGTCGGTCTTACTATTTATTTTAAAATACCTGGTCTACATTGGGGGTACCTTTTTGGCATCTTACTTGGCTCTGTGATTCTTGGAGAAATATTTGGATCGATGTGGACACGAAAGCAACGACAGAAAAAGAAAAGTAAGGTCGCTGGTACGAAAAAAACTGGTAGGAGTAGAACTGCTAGCACGAACAATGGGGTAAGCAAGGCAAAAGGGAAAATAACGAGCAAAAAACTAACTGATGCACAGATTCTCCAAGCTAATGTAGATACACTATCAGGAACAGATTTTGAACGATTAATGGAGCTTTATTATATAGATCAAGGTTACTCAGTACAGCGAGTTGGTGGGTCAGGCGATCATGAAGTTGATTTGATTCTCAAAGGCAAGGAGGGTTATAAAATCGCAGTTCAGTGCAAACGTTGGAAACGTGATGTCGGGAATGATATTGTACTCCGGCTCAAGGCTGGGAAGCAGGTACATGGTTGCTATGATGCTTGGATTGTGACGACGAGTAATTTTACAAAGGCTGCCAAAGAGGCGGCAGATAGGTTGAACATTAAATTGATTAATGGGCTTTCCCTAGATGGTAGGCTAAAGAGGTGGAAAAACAAATAA
- a CDS encoding ankyrin repeat domain-containing protein, which yields MKSVDNLVNSIVNESVVKGKTYIYLISGTENSFTSGYYRIVENEVSYVSDVTVFLFEKYTNEIERIMIGKGILCIKVEAGKLIEYSIVNDMNPELFDSDVFELIIYQRYDLEPEGEESKVTLRKSLKAEKIKETLVFACYMNDMEGIKELVANASKSNLDKVLKYHGTALQFCCKHNNLEAFRLLAEKGANVGKRALAETPLEIAFRYSSDIVNYIHTEYADIYQKEVEKKGFGIALHCKDEALLNDILELGCDVNFEKKPFPPLHNFADCNNVLGIQFLLDHGANIECRNQYKQSALHRAVSNGNAAAVEILLRYGADIQAKDDNGKTPLELARAREDKTIFNMME from the coding sequence ATGAAAAGTGTGGACAATTTAGTTAACAGCATTGTCAATGAATCTGTGGTTAAAGGGAAAACATATATTTATTTAATATCAGGCACAGAGAATTCGTTTACCAGTGGGTATTATAGGATTGTTGAAAATGAAGTCTCATATGTTAGTGATGTAACTGTTTTTCTTTTTGAAAAATATACAAATGAGATTGAGAGGATAATGATCGGAAAGGGGATTCTTTGTATCAAAGTGGAAGCTGGGAAATTAATCGAATATAGTATTGTCAACGATATGAATCCAGAGCTTTTTGATAGTGATGTCTTCGAATTGATTATCTACCAGAGATATGATTTGGAACCGGAGGGAGAGGAAAGTAAAGTAACCTTACGGAAATCATTAAAGGCCGAAAAAATTAAAGAAACTCTAGTGTTTGCATGCTATATGAATGATATGGAAGGAATCAAGGAACTCGTTGCGAACGCAAGTAAGTCCAATTTAGATAAGGTTTTGAAATATCACGGCACAGCTTTGCAGTTTTGCTGTAAACACAATAATTTAGAGGCATTTAGACTTTTAGCAGAAAAAGGGGCAAATGTAGGAAAACGTGCGTTGGCTGAAACACCGCTTGAAATTGCATTTAGATATTCAAGTGATATTGTGAATTATATACATACGGAATATGCGGATATCTATCAAAAAGAGGTAGAAAAGAAGGGTTTCGGAATCGCTCTTCATTGTAAAGATGAAGCTCTGTTAAATGATATTTTAGAGCTGGGCTGTGATGTGAATTTCGAAAAGAAACCGTTTCCCCCTTTACATAATTTTGCGGATTGTAATAACGTTTTGGGTATTCAATTCCTGTTGGATCATGGGGCTAATATTGAATGTAGGAACCAGTATAAACAATCAGCCTTGCATAGAGCTGTCAGCAATGGAAATGCAGCAGCAGTTGAAATCCTATTAAGATATGGGGCCGACATTCAGGCTAAAGATGATAATGGAAAAACACCTTTGGAATTGGCTCGGGCACGTGAAGACAAAACAATATTTAATATGATGGAATGA
- a CDS encoding right-handed parallel beta-helix repeat-containing protein: MNKRTGFRFLVVIMMIYVFTFNLGVETVKANSVYYVSTTGNDITGTGTLSNPWKTIQKAADTMKAGDTCIIRGGTYRETVTLHTSGTSAKPINFEAYTGENVTVSGADPVTGWKNYSGSIYYAEMRGSLGTKNQIFVNKQMQFEARWPNSSTLDPLNSTYATVDSGSTTTIKDGNLTHAPGYWVGKTVWSVPGTGYKSYKSTITSSSDGSITFDQIDTAATGGNSYYITGNLEDLDSAGEWYYDSTTGRLYLWAPGGVDPNTLTVGAKKRTYAFDLSSRSYINITGINIFASSIKMSNSNYCKVSNMIAEYVSHDSDVTRQYSTGIFMSGTNNELRDSTLTYSSGNLVSIEGTGNKVINNLIHEANYSAADIPAIYLLGANHLISHNTVYNAGRHLIFMPTQNSQIQYNNLYNAGKLTKDCGILYEFAWDGQGTVIHHNYIHDNLAKNYSGTGIYLDNGSKGYIVHHNVVWGNYTGIRLNTPSNFNLIYNNTTYSNGNVGYWGSNFQSDMCGDRIFNNIFTTAFTLPGTHIEGNNITSETNPLFVNPTAYDFRLQSTSPAINAGVVISGITNDYVGAAPDIGAYEFGGTDWTAGHDFSSPPDPVFESVSLLYVNNVRQSDFEKGIISPWAATYSDTAASVSVPRSGSKSVRLGPGEDGIEQVLTGLSPNTSYMCTAWVKADIGERIQIGVNGFEGTDASATSDSTSWTMVNIPFTTGAGATRATVYAYKNPGTAYVYVDDFGVVEQ, translated from the coding sequence ATGAATAAGAGAACAGGCTTTAGATTTTTAGTTGTAATTATGATGATTTATGTATTTACTTTTAATCTGGGTGTGGAAACTGTAAAGGCAAATTCCGTATATTATGTTTCTACAACGGGGAATGACATCACTGGGACCGGTACACTATCAAATCCATGGAAAACCATACAAAAGGCAGCAGATACCATGAAAGCCGGAGATACCTGCATCATACGAGGTGGTACATACCGGGAAACAGTAACACTTCATACTTCCGGAACTTCTGCAAAACCCATAAACTTTGAGGCTTATACAGGAGAGAACGTAACGGTATCCGGTGCCGATCCGGTTACTGGCTGGAAAAATTACTCCGGATCCATCTATTATGCGGAAATGAGGGGTTCCCTTGGAACAAAAAATCAGATATTTGTTAATAAGCAAATGCAATTTGAAGCTAGATGGCCCAATTCATCAACACTTGATCCCTTAAATTCAACATATGCAACAGTTGATTCCGGTTCCACTACAACCATCAAGGATGGAAACTTAACTCATGCACCTGGATACTGGGTTGGCAAAACGGTTTGGAGTGTTCCGGGAACAGGCTACAAATCTTATAAAAGTACCATTACCAGCTCAAGTGACGGCTCCATTACCTTTGATCAAATAGATACTGCAGCGACAGGCGGTAACAGCTATTATATTACTGGTAATCTTGAAGATCTTGACAGTGCGGGAGAATGGTATTATGACAGCACTACTGGCAGACTTTATTTATGGGCACCTGGTGGAGTTGATCCGAATACTTTGACAGTAGGAGCAAAGAAGCGGACTTATGCATTTGATTTAAGTTCCCGATCTTACATAAATATTACCGGAATTAATATCTTTGCCTCCAGCATTAAAATGTCGAATTCTAATTACTGTAAAGTTTCTAATATGATTGCGGAATATGTCAGTCATGATTCGGATGTTACGAGACAATACAGTACAGGGATATTTATGTCCGGTACCAATAATGAGCTTAGAGACAGTACTTTGACCTACAGTTCCGGTAATCTGGTGAGTATAGAGGGAACAGGAAATAAGGTAATTAATAATCTTATTCATGAAGCAAATTATTCGGCAGCGGATATTCCGGCAATCTATCTATTGGGGGCAAACCATCTAATCAGTCATAATACGGTATATAACGCTGGGCGTCATCTGATATTTATGCCTACCCAAAACAGCCAGATACAATATAATAATCTGTACAATGCAGGAAAGCTGACAAAAGACTGCGGAATACTCTATGAATTTGCCTGGGATGGGCAAGGGACGGTAATTCATCATAATTACATCCATGATAATCTGGCAAAGAATTATTCCGGCACTGGTATCTATCTGGATAACGGTAGCAAGGGCTATATTGTGCATCATAATGTTGTATGGGGAAACTATACAGGGATAAGATTGAATACACCCAGTAATTTTAACCTGATTTATAACAATACCACCTACAGTAACGGAAATGTAGGATATTGGGGAAGTAATTTTCAGTCAGATATGTGCGGCGACAGAATTTTCAACAATATCTTTACTACAGCCTTTACACTGCCTGGTACTCATATAGAGGGAAATAATATTACCTCAGAAACCAATCCGTTATTTGTGAATCCCACAGCATATGATTTCAGGTTGCAGTCTACTTCTCCAGCTATTAATGCAGGGGTTGTAATATCTGGAATCACGAATGATTATGTTGGTGCGGCACCGGATATTGGAGCATATGAGTTCGGTGGGACTGACTGGACTGCCGGGCATGATTTTTCTTCACCTCCGGACCCGGTTTTTGAGAGTGTCAGCTTACTTTATGTTAATAACGTAAGGCAATCTGATTTCGAGAAAGGGATAATCTCACCATGGGCAGCAACATATTCAGATACTGCTGCAAGTGTATCGGTACCAAGAAGCGGCTCTAAGAGTGTTAGATTGGGACCCGGAGAAGATGGTATCGAGCAGGTACTTACGGGGCTAAGTCCTAATACCAGCTATATGTGTACCGCCTGGGTTAAGGCAGACATAGGAGAGCGGATTCAGATTGGCGTTAATGGCTTTGAAGGAACGGATGCATCCGCAACATCTGACAGTACATCCTGGACAATGGTAAACATTCCTTTTACAACCGGAGCAGGCGCTACCAGGGCAACAGTGTATGCTTACAAGAATCCTGGTACAGCATATGTTTATGTGGATGATTTTGGGGTAGTTGAGCAATAA
- a CDS encoding polymorphic toxin type 15 domain-containing protein, with the protein MSVLSDGIGYESLRFYGPFQPLHIDQLQITRTINDHVYLHISGMLSEEQGAACIGQNMEQEPIVIRQLNDQGQSLRRLFHGIVTRMSVHCVRGVYTFELEAASHSYQMDIKRKRRSYQDIHRTYDDLVTALVRKYQYGDAIDTVSHYAKLKTFVLQYDETDWAFLKRLASRFGSVLVPEVTAASPKVFFGMPEGKQHKVERDVFYRVRKTFHELDAEKLGEQRAGSYITYMIESLQYYALGDLITLPIGQGKELVVVRAVTTLADGLLRTRYDLQAEQDIRYARYENDQATGISLTGTVLKVQHDFVQLQLDIDPKQDPAKACWFPVATRYVAEEHSGWYDMPEIGEQVELYLPTHHEQDAYVTDSLRQQRHANGQPNVKVWQHVQGSGVEMSEHELTLSTSGEFSITLHEGNGITIDSPGNVQIQGGHVKLGAGEELSLEAGTALYLKGGASSMVLDGETDTKAPVIYQEGTVKAPVFVADLPPVPEPPLMSIKAYEAAQTAVTAKAPSSNTPTAKVTSPVALQQAKALMSTVSKLLGSIPVMGKVAGAVIGALSGPASGVILKATAAIPVRSKGTPTVGGGGKGTRIHPLKYLAGLTMQGLVSQYEYERAQEAYYNKWILGKVYTSARHVAHSGGTLELVQNLLKESKMMVHAYQQVPKSVREKWIRDYMKQQPPPKPLSPEEEKLQRTKKYVQSIRDWEANRPEPPKKSFGEETTLFFQGMEETVQANVEGLKQLKDALIEHPVDTISTIVSGQYEEAKGNLVFAKNYVLDQENAREEYLKGLKEDDKRMLEKGQSYMEGETLAGMLISSLLGKGKIKGGKGKHHNSKDAPEPKPLKPTNEPKSSQTKTEGTGKANLKKIPRISEVEVNFKRNPKHDKVEFERQLKAQEEGLNSLTVDEFIKNRDRYLKEGRAPEGDTAQKAAREKAYLDKVTELRKEGVDKEEAKKQASKWLDGQAALHNPDQIAGGIPEHVSGVGDRRINSSLGSQWKKRAGKIDEHVRSAAESMTEAERKSTHLNIKLTN; encoded by the coding sequence TTGAGCGTATTATCAGATGGGATCGGATATGAAAGCCTACGCTTTTATGGTCCCTTTCAGCCCCTACACATCGATCAACTTCAAATAACACGTACCATTAACGATCATGTCTATTTACATATCAGTGGCATGCTCTCCGAAGAACAGGGAGCAGCTTGTATCGGTCAAAATATGGAGCAAGAGCCGATTGTGATTCGTCAGTTGAATGATCAGGGACAATCGCTGAGAAGGCTGTTCCATGGGATTGTTACACGTATGTCCGTACACTGTGTGCGAGGCGTGTATACATTTGAACTGGAGGCCGCTTCCCATTCATACCAGATGGATATTAAACGTAAAAGACGCTCCTATCAAGATATTCACCGTACTTATGATGATCTGGTCACAGCACTGGTTCGAAAATATCAGTACGGAGATGCCATTGATACGGTAAGCCACTATGCCAAACTAAAGACATTTGTTTTACAATATGATGAGACCGATTGGGCGTTTTTAAAACGCCTCGCTTCTCGCTTCGGCTCCGTACTTGTGCCAGAGGTAACCGCAGCCTCGCCCAAGGTTTTCTTCGGAATGCCGGAAGGCAAGCAGCATAAGGTGGAGCGAGATGTATTTTATCGAGTACGTAAAACGTTTCATGAACTGGATGCCGAAAAATTAGGAGAACAACGTGCTGGCTCGTATATCACCTATATGATTGAAAGTCTGCAATACTATGCGCTCGGCGACCTCATTACGTTACCCATCGGACAAGGAAAAGAACTGGTCGTGGTTCGGGCAGTAACAACGTTAGCAGATGGCTTACTGCGTACTCGTTATGATCTTCAAGCTGAACAGGATATTCGCTATGCACGGTATGAGAACGATCAGGCGACCGGGATTTCGCTGACAGGAACGGTGCTGAAGGTACAGCATGATTTTGTACAGCTTCAACTGGACATCGACCCAAAGCAAGATCCTGCCAAAGCCTGCTGGTTTCCTGTAGCAACTCGATATGTAGCTGAAGAACATAGTGGCTGGTACGATATGCCTGAGATCGGGGAACAAGTCGAGTTATATCTGCCTACACATCACGAACAGGATGCCTATGTGACAGATTCATTACGACAACAACGCCACGCGAATGGACAGCCAAATGTGAAGGTATGGCAACATGTGCAAGGTAGCGGCGTAGAAATGTCTGAGCATGAGCTGACTCTATCCACCTCCGGTGAATTTTCCATTACACTTCATGAAGGTAACGGCATTACGATTGACAGTCCGGGGAATGTGCAGATTCAGGGTGGTCATGTGAAGCTGGGTGCAGGTGAGGAACTATCATTGGAAGCTGGCACGGCGCTATACTTAAAAGGTGGAGCCAGCAGCATGGTATTGGATGGTGAGACAGACACCAAAGCCCCAGTGATTTATCAAGAAGGTACGGTAAAAGCTCCAGTTTTCGTAGCTGACCTTCCTCCTGTACCTGAGCCTCCATTGATGAGTATTAAAGCCTATGAAGCGGCTCAAACTGCAGTAACAGCCAAAGCTCCATCCAGCAACACTCCTACCGCAAAAGTGACAAGTCCGGTAGCCCTTCAACAGGCCAAAGCCTTGATGAGTACGGTATCTAAGCTTTTAGGCTCCATTCCGGTGATGGGAAAAGTGGCTGGTGCTGTTATAGGAGCACTAAGTGGGCCTGCTTCGGGTGTCATTCTGAAAGCAACCGCAGCGATCCCTGTTCGGAGCAAAGGGACACCTACGGTTGGAGGAGGCGGTAAGGGAACCAGAATTCATCCGTTAAAATACTTGGCTGGTTTAACAATGCAGGGACTGGTCAGTCAATACGAGTATGAGCGAGCTCAGGAAGCCTATTATAACAAGTGGATTTTGGGGAAAGTGTATACAAGTGCTCGTCATGTGGCTCATTCCGGTGGAACATTGGAGCTGGTTCAAAACTTGCTGAAAGAGTCTAAGATGATGGTTCATGCGTATCAGCAGGTTCCTAAAAGTGTTCGTGAAAAATGGATTAGGGATTATATGAAGCAACAACCTCCTCCTAAGCCGCTTTCCCCAGAAGAAGAAAAATTACAGAGAACAAAAAAGTATGTGCAAAGTATTCGTGACTGGGAAGCTAATCGTCCCGAACCCCCTAAAAAAAGCTTTGGCGAGGAAACGACACTCTTTTTCCAGGGCATGGAGGAAACAGTTCAAGCGAACGTTGAAGGCTTAAAACAGTTAAAAGATGCTCTTATCGAGCATCCTGTGGATACTATAAGTACTATAGTGTCAGGCCAATATGAAGAGGCAAAGGGAAATTTGGTATTTGCTAAAAATTATGTTTTGGATCAGGAAAATGCCAGAGAAGAGTATCTCAAAGGTTTAAAAGAAGACGATAAACGGATGTTAGAGAAGGGCCAAAGTTACATGGAGGGTGAGACATTAGCTGGGATGCTAATTAGCTCTCTTCTGGGTAAGGGAAAAATAAAAGGTGGAAAAGGGAAACATCATAATTCCAAAGATGCTCCAGAACCAAAACCCTTGAAGCCAACGAATGAGCCGAAATCGAGTCAAACTAAAACTGAGGGGACGGGTAAAGCTAATCTAAAAAAAATTCCCCGAATCTCTGAAGTTGAAGTCAATTTCAAAAGGAATCCAAAACATGATAAAGTAGAATTTGAAAGACAGCTAAAGGCTCAAGAGGAAGGACTTAATTCCTTAACCGTTGATGAGTTTATCAAAAATAGAGATAGATATTTAAAAGAAGGACGAGCACCCGAAGGTGATACTGCGCAAAAAGCTGCGAGAGAAAAAGCATACTTGGATAAGGTTACTGAGTTAAGAAAAGAAGGAGTGGATAAAGAAGAAGCAAAAAAACAAGCTAGTAAATGGCTAGATGGTCAGGCGGCATTACATAATCCTGATCAAATTGCTGGAGGTATACCAGAACATGTCAGTGGAGTGGGGGATAGAAGGATTAACTCTTCTCTTGGCTCCCAATGGAAAAAAAGGGCGGGTAAAATAGATGAACATGTAAGATCAGCTGCTGAATCTATGACCGAGGCAGAAAGAAAGTCAACTCATTTAAATATTAAACTAACAAATTAA
- a CDS encoding T6SS immunity protein Tdi1 domain-containing protein — protein MDIGIFNDFELHEKASEKLINKFEGKVPEQLIEVWKQYGFGSILNGYLKIVNPDEFHSLLEEVYVRSKEALVLFTTSMGDLLIWEDNKYLLLLNFRRGKMHGISSGFEFFFSDLEDDSSLQNDLDWLPYPDAIEKYGKPAFDECFGYVPLLGLGGSEKVENLEKVKLIEHIYLITQFTGLVE, from the coding sequence ATGGATATTGGAATTTTTAATGATTTTGAGCTACATGAAAAGGCTTCTGAAAAACTGATTAATAAATTTGAAGGTAAAGTACCTGAGCAATTAATAGAAGTTTGGAAACAGTATGGCTTTGGTAGTATCCTAAATGGATATTTAAAAATAGTAAACCCAGATGAATTTCATTCTTTGCTAGAAGAGGTGTATGTGAGAAGCAAAGAGGCTCTGGTTTTATTTACTACTTCCATGGGAGATCTACTTATTTGGGAAGATAATAAATATTTACTTTTACTTAATTTTAGAAGAGGAAAGATGCATGGCATATCATCTGGGTTTGAATTTTTTTTCTCTGACCTGGAGGATGATTCATCCCTACAAAACGATCTAGATTGGCTACCATATCCTGATGCCATTGAAAAATACGGAAAACCAGCATTTGATGAATGCTTTGGTTATGTTCCACTTCTAGGATTAGGCGGTTCCGAAAAGGTAGAAAATCTAGAAAAAGTCAAACTAATTGAGCACATATATTTGATTACCCAATTCACGGGTCTTGTTGAGTAA